A segment of the Mastacembelus armatus chromosome 7, fMasArm1.2, whole genome shotgun sequence genome:
CACATCCCACTGTGTAGTGTGATCCAGGACTCCGGTGTACTTGAATGAATACTGAATGCTGGGTAAACCGGCTCCCTAAACACGACCCTAAAGGTATGGAGGTGCTCCCTATGCCCTTTGGTGCTGTGGAATGTTAATATCCCCCCTTCATAGTCCAGGGCTACCTCAATCCTCAATGGATGATTGGTCATTTCCCCCAGAACCACATTGCAGGAGGACTGACATGCCGTCAGCTTGCCATTTTTCCATTGCAGCCGCCAGGACACAGTGTTGTGTCCTAGACGACTGTGATCACCACGACGAGGGATGCTCTTGTAAGACACGCCTAGTGACCACATACTATTGACCCCCACATCTACCACCCACATATGCTCCCCACTGGATAACCCCTGGCTGCACAAAACCTGGGGTGCACTTGTAAAACGCTCTGGGTGGTCTGTATATTGCTGCTTGGTGGGGCTGTACTTAACTGTGCGCAGATCATTGGACACTATCAAATTAGGGTGGGTAGTGCAAAGATTGAAGGTGAGATCCAGGGGGTTTAGGAGGATAGTGAGGGAATCCAGGAGTTGGGTCATCTCCGAACGGAAGTCTTGAGTTTTGAGATCTGCCTGGAGATGCTTGGTGGTCAGAAGTGCCTTTGAGGGGACACTGGGGGGAATGGTGCTTGTGACAACTTCTCTTAGTTTTTTTTCAATCAGTATAAACCTAAAGAACAAAAGATTTTTCTCAGTTAAATTACATTGTTTTACCATGCACAATTGTTTTAACATGTGGGCTAAAAGCTAATAGTTTAGATGGTTCATGATGCACATTTTTATAGCCTACTGTACACTACTGTATATTTGTactttcatttgaaaaacaatcATATGAATGacttgaaatacatttttatacatttttaccaATGTTATCAACACTATTGAGTGACAATACAGCTTTGTTTCCACTATGTTGAGGTGTTATTTCTTTAACTATGTTTAGAGAGACATTTTAGGTTACAATCTCGTATTTATCGACTGTAATAGTAAAAGCAGTATAAATTTCTGTTGTACCTCTGTATGAAGGTGGATGTGTCAGTCTCACTGAGGGCCTGTGTGGCACTTCTCTGTGCCAGGAGTAACCGCTGCTGTTGTTCTTCCAGTGCACTCAGCCCATGCTGCCACCTTTTTCGGCACTGGTCTCTCTCACCCTCAAGCAGCACATGCATGCGATCCCTGTACCTGAACACGACACAACAGGAGAGATACTTATTTTCAATGTGATGTTGTTTATTTGCATATTAGATCACTGTTTAAGTGGACATATTTTACAATGTTCCATTTGTGTAATGGAAATTTCTGTTTAGCTGAAGATTGTCTTTCCTGTTCTTTCCATCCTACTTTTCTGTCATTGATGCAGTCTAATTAAGACATCCCAATCTCATTTCAGGTGTaattttttgtaaaacaaatcaaacattaCAAGACCAAAGCATGGCATAAACTATCAGCATTTTGCAGATTAACTGGATTCAATATACAAAATTGTGGGTACAAGGCCAACTGTTTAATAACGTTCACTGCTTGATCCTGTTCTTCAAGAGTAACCGCTGTTTGTAATCTGACACATTTAGTGTAATCACGCTTGCCCTGCAATTCATAATACAGGGAGTTTAGTCTAGTTCTGTTCAATCAGTTAAACGTAAACCAGTTTACCTACCTTTAAGATGGATATAGTACATAGCTTTCATACTTTAAATACATAGTGTGCATCAGGTTAAAAAGGTTTCATTTAAGAGTTGAAAGTTTCAGTTAACATTTTTCGCTATCCTTCAAATCCactgaaaatattatataaagtCATGAAAAATCAAAGTCTAGAAAAGCAAAAGTCTAAAAATGCAACAATCAAAGTTTGAAAAATAAGTCAGATAATGTGCTTTAttgggattttgtgtgtgtgattcgATCAGTAATGTAGAAATATTAGGCCACGTCATATGTCATCAAATTTTGTCTTCAAAACAGTAAGATAGTAAGACATTGactgtgaaaatatattttcttggCCTTTAAAAGGCATCTTTGAATACATTAGTGTATTTGCTTAAGCATACATAGTAGTTTTCACAGAAGTATCAGTACCAGTACATATGTTGTGTATTACCTGTCTACCAGTGAAGCCATATTTTCCACAAGTGTGGCAGCCTTGTTGATGAGTTTGTCTCCTAAAGCTTCATAGGCTGCCTGCTCCTCTGCTGTTTTCCGTAAGAGACTCTCTGTCATCTGCAGCTTGCAGGAAACCACCTGCAAACATAGTTTATGCATTTAATATTTAccactgtaaaatacaaaatgacttACAGATTCCTTTCTATTTCCATGATGTAAGTGAAATGACAAACATATGTATACTCTTTTGATGAGATGGCATATCTAATAAACACAGATACCACAGATACCATAGCACTGGAATATGTCATCTGGAAGTCCTGTCAACCTTGTCAGAGGTCATTATGCACCTTCTCTTCAGTtacaaaacatttgcacaataGCAGTGAAACCTCTGCCAGACACTCATTCAAACCTCAAATGTGCCACCATTTCTAATGTCATTTCCATGTACATCAGATTGTATAGTTGTCAAtgcaaatattacatttttacatattcaGATAACTGCTCTGACTAAAAGAACTGAATTGCTTGCGTTTAGTGATTACCACATGGCATATATCTTTTGAGGACACATATTGGAAAGTAATTGAAAATTAATCGATTGATTGATTTGCAAGAAAGGAAAACTTTTACTGTAGATTCAGTTccctaaattaaaaatgtttgcaaaacaCTGCTGAAAGGTGTCAACAAAGAAAAGATGTCTGGTTAAATAAAACTCCcattaatgaaaatgaaagcaacAAAATGACCTTGCTGCGGCTCTCCAACGCTCGTCTCATCTCCTCTTCAGCCACACTAAAGGTGAGAACATCATGGTTCTGGTGATGGCCTTCTATGAAGCACGTGGTGCACAGCGAGGCCATGTCATTGGTACAAAAGTACTCACAGGGACGCCGGTGGATGACACAGCCCTTCATCCTCAATTCATTCAGGGGTTCTACCATAGTGTGTGTCTTGAATGTCTCCTTCTCGTTGTGTTTCTCAAGGTGCCGGGAGCACAGTGACACCTCACACTTCAAGCAGGTCTTCACAGCCAATGACTGCTCATCTATACAGTGGTCACAGAAAACCTTCATGTTTTCAGCCACAGTCTGCGGGTCCAGCTGTTGTGCAGCAGCTTGGTAACCCTCCACAATGCTGCAGAGTTTAAAGTTTTTCTGCAGGGAGTCCACGCTCCTATACTCCTCACGGCACTCTGGACATCGTAGAATTGTTTTGGCTTTCTTGTCAAGTGCGTCAACAGTCTTGCAGATGCAGGCTCTGCAGTAGTTGTGTCCACAGGGTAGAACAACTGGATCAGAGTAGAGTTGAAGGCAAATAGGGCAGCTCAGCTCATAGGCCAGCTGATCCTGTGGCTTTGACAAAGACATGACTTGAGATGATGAGGTTGGTTATTTCATTCCCTGCTGGTAATTTCTCGTCTCCCGATACTCCTCTTTTCAAAACCTTTTACCCATCTTACTTCATTTCCACGTCTTGTCTTAAAACTATCTCTGCTTTCTTGCCTCTTCATCCTACTAGTGAGCTCGCAATgacaacagagacaaaaaacaaggaAGTCATCAGCCCTTATCTACTTATTACAGTAGCGGTAGGTGTAACCACAAACCTGTGCAGGACAGCATTCCTGTCAAAGAAACCCAGTCATCTATGGAGCCAGAAAGTTATGCTGTTGATGGTATGCTACACAATGCAGGTGCTCAGAACTAATTCTGGTCATTTTAAAGAATTACTTCTctcacatatatacacatatacatatatatagttttagctttaatttattttttgcctcattgtatgcatatacagtaagtgtacatgtttatgtttctgcatgtttttagaTGTACACCCGATGGGGGAACTTGGTATCAAACAGGACGATCAGTGATGTCTCGTGTTACTGTAAACACTGCAGGcagaaatgtttgtctttaGTGTTATATTTTGTTATGGTCCAGGGTCTAGAAGGTGCATTCAAGAGATTGAGTTTTTGATTGTAGGTGACCTTGATACTGAAAGAACTAAACGCATTTAAATTACTAAACTTCCAACCCTTTGAAAATGGTGGTTCTGACTGTTTCCAAAATAACCAATTACTGCAGGTACTGTGTCCAAAGGCATAACACCTGGCCTTGTGAGTATACTGAAGCACAAAATTCAGTTTCTGAAATGTTTACTCATTGAATGTCCATAAGTATATCTTGCAAGCTTAGTCTTTTGGCCAATTTATAAGCAATGTTTAGTTCAGAGGCTTATTGCAATACCCTCCACACTGAACAGTCACTCCCCAGATAATCTTTGTGTTACGTCAGACGTTCTTAcccgttttttgttttttttaatcacagcaACTGCACCTTCTCTTTGTTGTTGACAAAACAATATCAATTCAAGGTCTTGCTTACTTGTTCGGGAGTTTTGTCTCACATGATCCTCATCAGcacatttttctaaaatgacatgaaacaatTTTTGCTTCAGCTTTCTGTAATTGAGCATTTTGAGCTGAGTTGAATTTCTTAAAACTTACATTAAATtacactgtgtaaaaataaacacagtgcaTGGGCATGTGGTTCACGCGCTGTAGAGGTGCTTAAAATTACCTGTTGTTGAGGTTGTCACACAAAGCATGCTCACAGCA
Coding sequences within it:
- the LOC113146143 gene encoding E3 ubiquitin/ISG15 ligase TRIM25, whose protein sequence is MSLSKPQDQLAYELSCPICLQLYSDPVVLPCGHNYCRACICKTVDALDKKAKTILRCPECREEYRSVDSLQKNFKLCSIVEGYQAAAQQLDPQTVAENMKVFCDHCIDEQSLAVKTCLKCEVSLCSRHLEKHNEKETFKTHTMVEPLNELRMKGCVIHRRPCEYFCTNDMASLCTTCFIEGHHQNHDVLTFSVAEEEMRRALESRSKVVSCKLQMTESLLRKTAEEQAAYEALGDKLINKAATLVENMASLVDRYRDRMHVLLEGERDQCRKRWQHGLSALEEQQQRLLLAQRSATQALSETDTSTFIQRFILIEKKLREVVTSTIPPSVPSKALLTTKHLQADLKTQDFRSEMTQLLDSLTILLNPLDLTFNLCTTHPNLIVSNDLRTVKYSPTKQQYTDHPERFTSAPQVLCSQGLSSGEHMWVVDVGVNSMWSLGVSYKSIPRRGDHSRLGHNTVSWRLQWKNGKLTACQSSCNVVLGEMTNHPLRIEVALDYEGGILTFHSTKGHREHLHTFRVVFREPVYPAFSIHSSTPESWITLHSGM